A stretch of Aedes aegypti strain LVP_AGWG chromosome 2, AaegL5.0 Primary Assembly, whole genome shotgun sequence DNA encodes these proteins:
- the LOC5580002 gene encoding JNK-interacting protein 1 translates to MADADFEEFRQNLDKLPSYSKTPAPFYSLVPDVDLDEDTPSTKSSDGSDHEDLMSEADSVLKATPSKTQQIIQTISTISTSSSSSAAEDDEIGDGLKTTAIKAQMKTTESHLHESSQDNQLATMQLALCNTTSAQLARTSSLPWIPGQVERRRRKLPEIPKNKKSSVLQLLSSGQTSLADELNATSKKPNPQHTFLKQNSLLALKCSYLLDEDSSPDSERLQSLGDVDSGHSTAHSPNDFKSMSPQAPQAASPVTSPFPPPYGGVPFSQLEMLEATHRGLHKFIPRHHDEIEIEIGDPIYVQKEAEDLWCEGVNLRTGRQGIFPSAYAVDLDYNDFDPSTVEMKRERYLLGYLGSVETLAHKGTGVVCQAVRKIVGDGSESPKAQACILEISDQGLRMVDRSRNKRDKRPCIDYFYSLKNVSFCAFHPRDHRYIGFITKHPTVQRFACHVFQGTESTRPVAEAVGRAFQRFYQKFIETAYPIEDIYIE, encoded by the exons ACTCGTTCCGGACGTGGACCTAGATGAGGACACGCCATCAACGAAAAGCAGCGATGGCTCGGACCACGAGGATCTGATGAGCGAAGCGGATTCGGTGCTTAAGGCAACTCCCAGCAAGACGCAACAAATCATCCAAACCATCTCCACTATCAGCACCAGTAGCAGTAGCAGCGCCGCCGAGGATGATGAAATCGGCGATGGACTCAAGACTACGGCCATCAAGGCTCAGATGAAGACGACGGAATCACACTTGCACGAGAGCTCTCAGGATAATCAGCTGGCGACAATGCAATTGGCATTATGCAATACAACTTCGGCTCAGTTGGCTAGGACCAGTTCGCTACCGTGGATTCCCGGGCAGGTCGAACGACGACGGCGTAAGCTACCAGAAATACCTAAGAATAAGAAAT CTTCCGTACTGCAGCTATTGTCATCCGGGCAAACGTCGCTGGCCGATGAACTGAATGCGACCTCCAAGAAACCCAACCCTCAGCACACATTCCTGAAGCAAAATTCTCTGTTGGCCCTAAAATGCAGCTACCTGCTAGATGAAGACTCCAGTCCGGACTCGGAACGGCTTCAGAGCCTCGGTGACGTGGACAGTGGCCACAGCACGGCGCATTCCCCCAATGATTTCAAGAGCATGTCCCCACAGGCTCCGCAGGCAGCTTCCCCCGTCACATCGCCCTTCCCGCCTCCTTACGGTGGAGTCCCGTTCAGTCAGCTGGAGATGCTGGAAGCGACCCACCGAGGGCTGCACAAATTCATCCCAAGGCACCACGATGAGATCGAGATCGAGATTGGGGATCCCATCTACGTTCAGAAGGAGGCGGAGGATTTGTGGTGCGAAGGCGTTAATCTGCGAACCGGTCGGCAGGGTATCTTTCCATCGGCCTACGCCGTCGACTTGGACTACAATGACTTCGATCCATCGACGGTGGAGATGAAACGGGAGCGCTATCTGTTGGGTTATTTAGGTTCGGTGGAAACGTTGGCCCACAAGGGCACCGGGGTGGTCTGTCAGGCTGTGAGGAAAATTGTCGGGGACGGAAGTGAATCACCAAAGGCACAAGCTTGTATATTGGAGATTTCCGATCAGGGTTTGAGAATGGTGGATCGGTCGAGG AATAAGAGAGATAAACGGCCATGCATCGACTACTTCTACTCGCTGAAGAATGTGTCGTTTTGTGCGTTTCATCCACGGGACCACCGATATATTGGGTTTATTACCAAACATCCGACGGTACAGCGTTTCGCATGTCACGTGTTCCAGGGGACGGAATCGACGAGACCAGTCGCCGAGGCCGTTGG GAGAGCATTTCAacgattctatcagaagtttatAGAAACTGCATATCCAATCGAGGACATCTACATAGAGTAA